In Aspergillus fumigatus Af293 chromosome 6, whole genome shotgun sequence, the genomic window GGCAACCTGTACCTACTTTCGAACTCTTGTCTCTTGCCATGTCTTGGCTTGCAAACCTCGGGTCCCGGCACCAGCCACCGACTCGAACTTGACTCAAAGATCCAGGTCGACCGTGTTAACCATCTCTTTGCAATGTAGATTGCAAATAGATTGATGGGCGCCGACAATGACGACGGGCCTCCTTCGTCGTCCCTCCCTTTGGGGAGAAGGAAGCGGTTTTTGCGGATGTTCTTTGTTCGCTTCTTCAATGCCCTCCAATGTCTGTTCGACGCGGAGAGGAAACAAAAACTTGTCTCAGAGAGTACTGTACTCCGCACTAGGTTTAGGTCTCAGCGACTGATGTTGTCCTTATGACCACACGGATGGCATGTTCGAGAGCGAATTGGGAGATGGAAAGCTTTGATTATGGTCCGGCCGAGTAACGCGGGAAAACATGGGGTCGGATGAACTTCGCCAAGGGCGTGAGACTGTCCGATGTCGCTCGCTGCGTTCATTGAGCTTCGATTTTGTACTGCTGTTCGACACTCTATGCTCTGGCATCTTGCAATCCTGGTGACTTGCCATTCCCATTCTGTGTCCTGGAAGCCGGCAATCGCCTCGATTGAAGCTCACCAACGCTCTCCTCTCGTTTGCGTGTTCCTGCATCGTCCATCATGCAACCCGGCCGCCCGTTCAACAAATCTCTTGCATACAATGCGATTGTTGGCAGGAGGCGTTTGTGGGACCTCACAATGGTGGGGATCAAAGCTCAGGCTTGTCTACTTGGCCTCTATACTGTTCACATTTGCTTCTGCGGAGACTTTGGCGACTGAGTAGCTGGTCATGGGTGTGTGGTACATCAACGAAGAGAACGTATATGTGCTTCGATCGGTAAAGGGCGTTTGTGCGTGGGCACCAGGATCGGGTTACTGTGCGAGAAGCTTGCTGCGAATTCTGGATCAAAAGGTGCCGAACATCTGCAGGTCGATTATCGCTCGTGAACCGCCGCCTTTCCTCGGGGAGGCGGCCcctattttttttttctataaGTAATCCACAACCCTCAGAGATTGACTGCGCTAACTATCGCTGCAGGAAGGAGCAATCAACACCACACGTGTGATCAGTTTGACGAGCTTGGGTCGATCGGGTCTGTAGTGGCATCGAGATGTGATTCGGACTGCGATGTCCGGTCGTCATTCTACCCCTATGGATTATGTAGCTGTCGGTAGATTGACCCCGAATGAAGGCGAATGTCGACCAACTTGCTGCATGGCTATCACCACATCATTCCAAAAGATTTCAATAACCTTCGCTCTTGGTTGCTTATTGCATAATCTGCATTGCTGAGTAATCCGCTTGAGTAATTGTTCATAATTAGAGCTGCCCCTCCAAAAAAAGTTGCCCCGCCACCGCGATAGTGGAAGGCACAGGAACTTTCCCGTGGTTGCCGGCTAATTTTTTCTCTTTGGGCCCAATGCTTTGTAATATATTGTAGTCCCTCTATTTACAAGTCCTTGAattcttttctccattctcTGACGGAAATCAATCGATCTCTGCAAATAAGGCAACATGTCAACGGAAGGAGAAAGCGCTGCCCCTCAGGGCAATGTTGTGGTTGAGTCGCAATTTCAGAAACCCGGCGACTTGGTGGAGAGAAATGACGATACCGGTGTTATGTCAGTGGAGAGTCTCTGCATGAACTGCCATGAAAATGTAAGCTATATCGATGGTTATCTGCCTTTTTTCTGCGCCGAGACGACAATTACTTACTCACAAAACTTTAAGGGTGTCACCAgacttctcctcctccgagtACCTTTCTTCcgcgacatcatcctcgaatCTTTCGAATGCGAACACTGTGGTCACCGAGACAACTCTGTCAAATCCGCAGGTCAGATCCAAGAGAAGGGAACGAAATACACGCTAGACGTTGAGAACGAGGAAGATTTCCAGCGCCAAGTCATTCGAAGCGATGTCTCGATTTTCAGAGTCGAATCGCTCGGTATTGAGATGCCCAAGGGCGAAAGCCAGCTGACCACAGTGGAGGGAGTTATTCAGCGCATCTACGAGAACCTGTCCAGCGACCAGCCATTGCGCAAAGAGCAAGCGCCCGAGCTGCACGATGCGCTCGTGCCCAtcattgagaagctggagaagattcTGAAGCGCGAGGGCTTCCCTTTCACCATCTCGCTCGATGATCCTACCGGTAACTCATGGATTGCGCCCAATACACAGGACAAGACAAACAAGTATAGACGCCGCGACTACCCCCGTACACACGAGCAGAACGAAGAGCTCGGCATTGCTGCCGACCCAGAGGCCCAGAAGAATGAAGGCATCAACGTGGAGGGCGAGATTGACGACTCAGAAATCGTCGAAGGGCAGGTTTACAGTCTGCCCGCGGAGTGCCCCGGCTGCACAAAGGCATGCTTTGTCAACATGAAGAAAGTCAACATTCCCTACTTCAAGGAGGTCTTCATCTGGGGTACAGTTTGCGACCACTGCGGCTACCGCACTAGCGAGGTCAAAACCGGTGGTGAGGTTCCGGAGAAGGGCAAGCGTATTACCCTGCGTGTCGAGAACGAGGTTGATCTGTCGCGTGATATCCTCAAGTCCGACACCTGCGCGCTCCATAGTGAAGAGCTCGAAGTGACTGTGCAGCCCGGTACCCTTGGCGGCCGCTTCACCACCGTTGAGGGTCTGCTCACGGAAATTCGCGATCAGTTACACGGCCAGatcttcgatgtcgatgacACTACCAATTCTGGCGGTGACAGTATGGCAGCTTCTGACAAGGAAAAATGGGAGCGCTTCTTCAGCCGTCTCAACGATGCCATTAGCGGAAAAATGAAGTTCGTCATTACTCTTGAGGATCCTATGGCCAACAGCTACGTTCAGGATCTGTGTGCTCCCGCCCCCGACCCTCAAATCACAACTGAAGAGTACACTCGTacggaagaggaggaggaggagctcggaCTGAAAGACATGAAGGTCGAGGGGTAcgagcaggagcagaaggaagagaagcccgCCGAGGAGGCTGATGaaaggaaatcatgattttcgACACCAAACAAAAGCCGGTTTTGTTTCCTGTGTTGATTTACGACTCTCTTTGGATTTGCTCATGACGTGCATGTTTTTATTGCCGATTTTATACCTTTCGGTGATTTGTCGAGTTTGCATTATGGCGCTTATGCTGCCTGCTCGGAGATGAGTTCGGGGATGAGTTCTTGCATTAAGATTTCTGGTGTGGGATGAGCTTTTTTCGACATGTAACTCTGCAGATCTTTATGGTCTCTACTGTGTATGGGGATGTGGAACGTCTTTAGCGAAATCATATTGTTGCTCATAATTCACTAAGTCTAGTGTCTCTTGTATCCTTTTGTAACTCGGCCAGGGTCACTGTACTCGGTCCTGGAATGCCTGCAAACCTTATCAGGTTGCGATGACTGTTGCATCTCAACGTTGTCGTGCAAATCATGCTGGAAGCCTGACTATCAGATTGCCCAGCAGAGCTATCAGCGGCGCTGAGGAGTCAACATGAATGACGGTCGTCCAGGATTCGAGGTAGACCTTGCCGGTCACTGAGCCAGCGTTCGGAAATTCGACTCCAATTCCACGGATCTCGGTGGGTTGGCTTCAATACTGCCTTCAAGGGTCTGTAGATTCTCCTCGAGGCTTCAGGACCGTCAACTGCGGTCCAAGAGAATTCTCTCATGAAGTCATCTTCTACCTGTGAACAGTAGGACCTTATCTCACTTCGCAAACGGGTTGGCATGGATCGTCACGCTGTTGATACCAATCGCTTCATATCccccttcctccccttcTTTCGGCTGAGTCACTCTCCCCTTCTTGTCCACTTTTAgtttcgccttctccagcttaCTCAGGACATCGCCTCCCTCATCCTGCGGACTCAGGTTCAGAACCTTCCCAAACACAGTACTCGCCCCGTCCAAATGGGGAGCCGCAGcgaaggtgatgaagaactgaCTCCCATTGACCGTTGCACCCGTCGCACCTTGTGATCCCGGTGCTGTCCGGTCTTTGACTGGTCTCGATGCCATTGACAAAATTCCGCGCGCATTGTGACGGAGGGCTGGCAGGTGGATCTCCTGATTCAGTGCACGAGGGTGGTAGATTGAGGTGCCACCCTTGGGGATTTCGTTGACGGGTAGCATGGGTTTTAGTGTATTTAATGTTCCAGGTGCTGGCCCGAGCGAAATATCGCCGCCTTGAATCATGAAGCCGGGGAAGATACGGTGGAAGGGGGTATTGTTGTATGCGCCGCACGCGCAGAGGGCGAGAAAGTTCTATCATGTTTGGGTCAGCCTCGTGAGTTTCAGAAAGCAAACAAATAACGGTTGTTGACAGATACGAGAAATTTAGGCTGGAAAACACTCACTTCGGCTGTCTGAGGCACGGCCTCGCAAAAGAGCTCGACCTTGAGATCTCCATGGGTGGTATGAAGCTGCCGATTGAGGTCAGTATCGTTATCCTCCCAACCAAGGGACCTGTGCGAGGTTCCGTGATAACAATAGCAAATGAAGAAACTTACAGTGACAGACATGGCGACTCGTGTAGCGCCAGGATgtggacaagaaggaaatcTGAGTGATAGACCATCGCACCTACGTTCAGGCAGCTTCATGCTGTTGAGCACGTGACATATCTCCATGCTATTCCTTTTTCAGTCTCTATAGAGGATAAGGTGCGATAACGCTAGTCTAGAGATGGTAACAGGTTTCCCTTGACCAGGTACAAACGTTTCTTGGACATGTCTACGTTCATCTGGTAAGCCAACAAGATGAACAACAGACCTGTGGAGCAAGCTCTGTCTACGTTGCTGCCAACGCACGCCAATGACCTACCACCAGAGCTCGTCAGCTTAGCCCTGTCCTTAGTCGCGCAATCCCGAAGTTTTGCAGCAAGCCTGAAGCCTGAAGAGGAGATTGCACGGCCCTATGCCTGTGCCGAGATAGCATGCAGAAGGTACAGCTATTTAATCCTCATTGATTGATCTAGACACTAAAAACGAGCCATCACTACTCCAGATTGAGCAGGACCCTCAAACTTCCTCCATTACTTGGCCATCCGCCGTGCCCTCCACGAGCATATAAGAAACTATACTCTTTTCTGGAACGGTCGTTATCAAGTAGTGTCAGCCCCTCAAAGCACGCAAGAGACAGTTTGGCCCAAGGGACGCCTTCACGCTCCGGCTCTGCACCTTCAACACCTACGAAGACACAAGCACTTGTAAAAGCCACTGCGACACCGCGACGCCTTCAAAATACAACGAGCAAGTCGACGCCTCTCAAACTGGCTGCCAATGCCTCGGACAGAGCGGCTGCTCCATCGCCCACTCCTCAGAAAACCAGCAAGCTCCGTCCCAATGGTCTGTCCGGCTCTACGATCATCCCCGATGCACCTGCGTGGGTCATGGATTCAATCCGGATTGTATGCAAGACACTTTCTACTCCAGCACCGCGCACGAGCACATGGTCTCGGCCGCCAATCTCCCGAACTCTGCCGCCACATATCTTTGCCGGCGTATCATCGATCCTCTACCTCATCTCGAACCTCTCAGCAAAGAATGACGAGGATCTGGACGAAGAAATGATGGAATTTCTCGAGCCAATCATCACTGTCAAGGATACagagaaggacgaggattTTAAGGAGCTCGTGTACGCCTTGATCGTAGCAGTTTACTTCATTGTACTTGCGCGCCGGCGCAATGCACCAGACGATGGCTCTTCGGAGGCAGGCGAGGCACGGAAGATGGACAAGAAGACGTTTTCGGAGATGCGGCAAACTGCCCTTGTCAGCCTTGGCCTGCCGTCCACGGAGCGGCGGCACCGCGACGATGTCGATCAGTGGATTGCGTTAATTATGGAGCAAGGCTGGACGAATGGTCAGGATTGGTTCGAGAATATCCCGCGGGCTGGGGAAGTGGACGGCGACGATGAGTACCTGTCGGATGAATATGACGGCCGTGATAACAAAAGAAAGCGCCAGAAGACATCGGGTGCAGGCCACGGTTTTCTTTTGGAGAACTCATCGAAAAGGAAAGGTCTTCTGCCTGGTTTGGGGACAATGATACAGGACCGGGTCGACTGGTTGAGCGCGGATCGCCGCGAGGATTACATTGAATGGAAGGCCGATGTAATGACGCGCATTCAGCAAATGACCTCTACTAGATGAAGAGCGGGAGTCTTGTCTCAACATTTTCATTTGCATGATATGAACTATGATACCCTTGACCTAAATCAACATCTCTAAATGTCTCCCTACCTAGGTAGTTTAGATGTCCTTCCTTCATGTAGTCCAAGCTTGAAACATGCCAAAAATCATCTCTATCGTCTATAAACCAATAGTGCAGTGGATGGTAATCCGACCAGTCATAAAAAGGTCACCAAACTCCCAGAAGCGACAGCAAAGAAATTCTCGCTATACTGGAGGGCAAAATATGACCCCGATCGGTATGTACGCCGAACGCAGCGCCATAAAGATgcaaaagaaaacaaaatTATTCGGGTATCACGGTAAGCGGCAGTCGGTTCATGTGCTGCATCTGGGCTAATACCAAATGCTTCTCGTCCTGTGATGCGGAATTGTCTCGCGTCCGTCCCTCTCCATCTCTTTTGCTGTATCATACAAGAAGAAATCGATCAAGATAGCGTTTATCCCTGAGCCGGATGTACCGTGGGTACTCGCTTGTCTGATGTGCTTTTGTGCAGCAGGATTTGTCTCGTTTTCGAACGAAGTGGCTCCATTCACTGAGCTTTCAGTTGGTGCCCCTTTCAATaattt contains:
- the zpr1 gene encoding zinc finger-containing protein ZPR1, whose product is MSTEGESAAPQGNVVVESQFQKPGDLVERNDDTGVMSVESLCMNCHENGVTRLLLLRVPFFRDIILESFECEHCGHRDNSVKSAGQIQEKGTKYTLDVENEEDFQRQVIRSDVSIFRVESLGIEMPKGESQLTTVEGVIQRIYENLSSDQPLRKEQAPELHDALVPIIEKLEKILKREGFPFTISLDDPTGNSWIAPNTQDKTNKYRRRDYPRTHEQNEELGIAADPEAQKNEGINVEGEIDDSEIVEGQVYSLPAECPGCTKACFVNMKKVNIPYFKEVFIWGTVCDHCGYRTSEVKTGGEVPEKGKRITLRVENEVDLSRDILKSDTCALHSEELEVTVQPGTLGGRFTTVEGLLTEIRDQLHGQIFDVDDTTNSGGDSMAASDKEKWERFFSRLNDAISGKMKFVITLEDPMANSYVQDLCAPAPDPQITTEEYTRTEEEEEELGLKDMKVEGYEQEQKEEKPAEEADERKS
- the cyp5 gene encoding uncharacterized protein, which codes for MSVTLHTTHGDLKVELFCEAVPQTAENFLALCACGAYNNTPFHRIFPGFMIQGGDISLGPAPGTLNTLKPMLPVNEIPKGGTSIYHPRALNQEIHLPALRHNARGILSMASRPVKDRTAPGSQGATGATVNGSQFFITFAAAPHLDGASTVFGKVLNLSPQDEGGDVLSKLEKAKLKVDKKGRVTQPKEGEEGGYEAIGINSVTIHANPFAK